The DNA segment GCACATTTATCGTGTTAACCTTTTCTACCTTTACGCCAAAAATCGTTTCGATAGCATTTTTAATTTCCGTCTTATTGGCTCTGGGATGAACGACAAAGGTGTATTTCCCGAGTTCTCTTAAAGCCATTGATTTTTCTGTAATCCACGGTCTTAAGATTATATC comes from the Thermovenabulum gondwanense genome and includes:
- the rplW gene encoding 50S ribosomal protein L23, with product MKDPHDIILRPWITEKSMALRELGKYTFVVHPRANKTEIKNAIETIFGVKVEKVNTINVRGKKKRVGVHEGKRPDWKKAIVTLKKDSKPIEFFESL